The proteins below come from a single Lasioglossum baleicum chromosome 20, iyLasBale1, whole genome shotgun sequence genomic window:
- the Ets97d gene encoding DNA-binding protein Ets97D isoform X1 produces MDLGSRRKSSDKSFDTDDDSDYAMIKRIKMEPEAILSQEDDIMAQLQQESSDLEVEPSFALEGTTNGDDCNEGVLIQHMDIREPLSTLRNLLEQRLGVELTDYSFWLQDAQMLESHKNLVDQCVQGEGLVQVNVQIKATQRRINIVDVLKPAEDYIELAENTTAAPVNEDKRNVIRWMVDPQYKKEQERLKIPPDPKDWTQTHVKHWLQWAVRQFNLASVRLADWNITGQQLCNLTLEEFQAKVPLDPGEVFWTHLELLRKCKFVAVVQKDPPESPTENSIDRSMKVRNQRTAKPRQLVNQQARVVSVPLENIDATPITIATSSRAVNSGQIQLWQFLLELLTDREHRGAIQWVGAEGEFKLNQPEAVAQLWGARKNKPSMNYEKLSRALRYYYDGDMISKVHGKRFVYKFVCDLKQVLGYSAAELSGLVEEGRRYF; encoded by the exons ATGGATCTAGGAAGCAGACGGAAAAGTTCTGATAAGAG CTTTGACACTGATGACGACTCTGATTATGCCATGATAAAACGTATCAAGATGGAACCCGAAGCTATATTGTCGCAGGAAGATGATATAATGGCTCAGTTGCAGCAGGAGAGCTCAGATTTAGAAGTGGAGCCTAGTTTTGCTTTAGAAGGAACTACCAATGGGGATGATTGCAACGAAGGCGTTTTGATACAACATATGGACATACGAGAGCCGCTATCTACTCTACGAAATTTACTGGAACAAAGACTGGGAGTCGAACTGACTGATTACTCCTTTTGGCTGCAAGATGCGCAAATG TTAGAGAGTCACAAGAATCTGGTGGACCAATGCGTACAAGGGGAAGGACTGGtccaagtaaacgttcaaataaaaGCAACTCAGAGACGAATAAACATTGTAGATGTCCTCAAGCCTGCAGAAGATTATATAGAATTGGCAGAAAATACAA CAGCTGCACCGGTTAACGAAGACAAACGAAACGTTATAAGATGGATGGTCGATCCACAGTACAAAAAGGAACAG GAACGTTTAAAAATCCCACCCGACCCGAAAGATTGGACGCAAACCCACGTGAAACATTGGCTGCAGTGGGCCGTCAGGCAGTTCAATTTGGCCTCTGTAAGACTAGCCGACTGGAATATCACAGGACAGCAACTGTGCAACCTCACGCTCGAGGAGTTCCAAGCTAAAGTGCCGCTCGATCCGGGAGAGGTGTTTTGGACCCACTTAGAACTTCTTCGGAAGTGTAAATTCGTCG CCGTCGTGCAAAAAGATCCTCCGGAATCGCCCACGGAGAACAGCATTGACAGATCGATGAAGGTTCGGAATCAAAGGACCGCGAAACCTAGGCAATTGGTGAACCAACAGGCGCGAGTAGTCAGCGTCCCCCTCGAGAACATCGACGCCACGCCGATCACGATAGCAACCTCCAGCCGCGCAGTGAACAGCGGTCAAATACAATTGTGGCAATTTTTGTTGGAGCTGTTAACCGATCGGGAACACAGGGGAGCCATTCAATGGGTGGGAGCGGAGGGTGAATTCAAACTGAACCAACCGGAAGCGGTTGCGCAGCTCTGGGGAGCGCGAAAGAATAAACCTTCGATGAACTACGAAAAACTGAGCCGAGCGTTGCGTTATTATTACGACGGAGATATGATCTCCAAGGTCCACGGGAAAAGATTCGTGTACAAATTCGTGTGCGATCTTAAACAAGTGCTGGGCTACTCGGCAGCCGAGTTGAGCGGACTGGTGGAGGAGGGCAGAAGATACTTTTGA
- the Ets97d gene encoding DNA-binding protein Ets97D isoform X2, translating to MDLGSRRKSSDKSFDTDDDSDYAMIKRIKMEPEAILSQEDDIMAQLQQESSDLEVEPSFALEGTTNGDDCNEGVLIQHMDIREPLSTLRNLLEQRLGVELTDYSFWLQDAQMLESHKNLVDQCVQGEGLVQVNVQIKATQRRINIVDVLKPAEDYIELAENTTAPVNEDKRNVIRWMVDPQYKKEQERLKIPPDPKDWTQTHVKHWLQWAVRQFNLASVRLADWNITGQQLCNLTLEEFQAKVPLDPGEVFWTHLELLRKCKFVAVVQKDPPESPTENSIDRSMKVRNQRTAKPRQLVNQQARVVSVPLENIDATPITIATSSRAVNSGQIQLWQFLLELLTDREHRGAIQWVGAEGEFKLNQPEAVAQLWGARKNKPSMNYEKLSRALRYYYDGDMISKVHGKRFVYKFVCDLKQVLGYSAAELSGLVEEGRRYF from the exons ATGGATCTAGGAAGCAGACGGAAAAGTTCTGATAAGAG CTTTGACACTGATGACGACTCTGATTATGCCATGATAAAACGTATCAAGATGGAACCCGAAGCTATATTGTCGCAGGAAGATGATATAATGGCTCAGTTGCAGCAGGAGAGCTCAGATTTAGAAGTGGAGCCTAGTTTTGCTTTAGAAGGAACTACCAATGGGGATGATTGCAACGAAGGCGTTTTGATACAACATATGGACATACGAGAGCCGCTATCTACTCTACGAAATTTACTGGAACAAAGACTGGGAGTCGAACTGACTGATTACTCCTTTTGGCTGCAAGATGCGCAAATG TTAGAGAGTCACAAGAATCTGGTGGACCAATGCGTACAAGGGGAAGGACTGGtccaagtaaacgttcaaataaaaGCAACTCAGAGACGAATAAACATTGTAGATGTCCTCAAGCCTGCAGAAGATTATATAGAATTGGCAGAAAATACAA CTGCACCGGTTAACGAAGACAAACGAAACGTTATAAGATGGATGGTCGATCCACAGTACAAAAAGGAACAG GAACGTTTAAAAATCCCACCCGACCCGAAAGATTGGACGCAAACCCACGTGAAACATTGGCTGCAGTGGGCCGTCAGGCAGTTCAATTTGGCCTCTGTAAGACTAGCCGACTGGAATATCACAGGACAGCAACTGTGCAACCTCACGCTCGAGGAGTTCCAAGCTAAAGTGCCGCTCGATCCGGGAGAGGTGTTTTGGACCCACTTAGAACTTCTTCGGAAGTGTAAATTCGTCG CCGTCGTGCAAAAAGATCCTCCGGAATCGCCCACGGAGAACAGCATTGACAGATCGATGAAGGTTCGGAATCAAAGGACCGCGAAACCTAGGCAATTGGTGAACCAACAGGCGCGAGTAGTCAGCGTCCCCCTCGAGAACATCGACGCCACGCCGATCACGATAGCAACCTCCAGCCGCGCAGTGAACAGCGGTCAAATACAATTGTGGCAATTTTTGTTGGAGCTGTTAACCGATCGGGAACACAGGGGAGCCATTCAATGGGTGGGAGCGGAGGGTGAATTCAAACTGAACCAACCGGAAGCGGTTGCGCAGCTCTGGGGAGCGCGAAAGAATAAACCTTCGATGAACTACGAAAAACTGAGCCGAGCGTTGCGTTATTATTACGACGGAGATATGATCTCCAAGGTCCACGGGAAAAGATTCGTGTACAAATTCGTGTGCGATCTTAAACAAGTGCTGGGCTACTCGGCAGCCGAGTTGAGCGGACTGGTGGAGGAGGGCAGAAGATACTTTTGA
- the LOC143218827 gene encoding uncharacterized protein LOC143218827, which translates to MESASSFPSKTTRKLLEEDIGKPIIECKREFKLTRQFPSRVYKKKPASDLAPSQISNKLLGKGDVNKLNKIRIKTQDGKDLGEFKLKLLPPELINETLISNSLHLANNIKMPITLLFEDASKLKNIPQTIEVAPIANQLYLNVNKEKSNSKKLEKMLVNDVQYISHDSLNKGLSNLMFLPNENQYSKLCNTEAINSKTPQYKITVQNKEVLIPLNKLPNSRKVIKRKANSDNTVTNKKISSHDIVAEREATSDNTVTKTNSNSDNVIVKRGGSIDNAVVKKKPLWNNLDNIEESTLKENGVETAFMKVNILRKPKLKISLGNKLVPIIFEPQKSISMVCSPEKSISKVCVPEKPISKESVSEKLVSKKLVFKDCVLEKIISEDCVPKESLSDVTASEKSISKCNTRKRPKIEATAAEEPTIVVNASENSILQSEEHQSLIQSKFPVVACEKLVISKTKVAVNRIDQVISKIDSNKLNSSLAQNVCLVKDNESDQCSNIAINCEVQITQNAGTKNEAQTSSNVRGTFTTETTCNALEKNCNIAPASNDTNIITLYSSIDKSKDVCTESTDNSTNNIKEAVSGKKEEKKLLERWDIIKEALISVKDEELRAKALQALRDCGIGIAKHVPITPPENLKTVHDSQIQTDVFGLIEKENFILVKEDVPMLERIQQKEQSETTCTIGSKVQSTVTQRVNLNNKDCLSNKCLLLQEELQDFDNVFNQTKHNNARRVEKILTEPSYSVCATISMQLKRDFEALQEWDEEGLLCIHRAVVNNKLQELKRLMLVLKACRISIDVLTENDKSCLELAILTNASEPIVKLLLEAGAKPVTSEPLHESAVIIACKRSSPMLSILLQYVKDQELLNKVDSSGLAPLHYCAMNGNLEGINALLKTTINVNLKDNRSGRTPIFHAIENKHVSVAQKLLAHGAVANIQNFAGQSVTTIVEETKSLSLRTALKQIL; encoded by the exons ATGGAGTCAGCATCTTCGTTTCCATCTAAGACCACGCGGAAATTATTAGAAGAGGACATTGGCAAGCCAATAATAGAATGCAAACGAGAATTTAAATTGACACGGCAATTTCCCAGCAGAGTGTACAAAAAGAAACCAGCATCTGATTTAGCGCCGTCACAGATTTCAAATAAATTGTTGGGTAAGGGAGATGTCAATAAGCTGAACAAAATAAGAATAAAAACGCAAGATGGCAAAGATCTCGGAGAGTTCAAGTTAAAACTTTTGCCTCCAGAGTTAATCAATGAAACCCTTATCTCCAACAGTTTACATTTGGCCAATAACATAAAAATGCCCATTACTCTTTTATTTGAAGATGCATCGAAATTAAAGAATATACCACAGACTATAGAGGTAGCACCTATTGCTAACCAATTATATCTAAACGTTAATAAAGAGAAATCCAACTCGAAGAAGTTGGAGAAGATGTTAGTCAACGATGTACAATATATAAGTCACGACAGCTTGAACAAAGGTTTAAGCAATTTAATGTTCTTACCGAACGAAAATCAATACAGCAAGCTCTGTAATACTGAAGCAATAAATAGCAAAACTCCACAATACAAAATAACAGTACAAAACAAAGAGGTATTGATTCCACTGAATAAATTACCTAATAGTCGTAAAGTTATAAAAAGAAAAGCCAATTCCGATAATACAGTTACAAACAAAAAGATTAGTTCTCATGATATAGTTGCAGAGAGAGAGGCTACTTCTGATAATACAGTTACAAAAACAAATTCAAATTCTGATAATGTAATTGTAAAAAGAGGTGGTAGCATTGATAATGCAGTTGTAAAGAAAAAGCCTCTCTGGAACAATTTAGATAACATAGAAGAATCTACCTTGAAAGAGAATGGAGTAGAAACAGCTTTTATGAAAGTTAATATATTAAGAAAacctaaattgaaaattagcttaggaaacaaattagtgcctATAATTTTTGAACCACAAAAATCAATATCAATGGTCTGTAGTccagaaaaatcaatatctaagGTTTGTGTACCAGAAAAACCGATATCAAAGGAGTCTGTATCAGAAAAATTAGTCTcaaaaaaattggtatttaaAGACTGTGTCCTTGAAAAAATAATATCCGAGGACTGTGTTCCAAAAGAATCACTATCAGATGTTACTGCATCTGAGAAATCAATATCGAAGTGTAACACACGGAAGAGACCCAAAATAGAAGCTACTGCTGCAGAAGAACCTACAATAGTAGTTAATGCGTCGGAAAATTCTATATTGCAATCGGAAGAACACCAGTCTTTAATACAATCGAAATTTCCAGTAGTAGCATGTGAGAAGCTTGTTATATCTAAAACCAAGGTTGCTGTTAATAGGATAGATCAAGTAATTAGCAAAATAGATAGTAACAAATTGAATTCTTCTCTTGCACAAAATGTATGTTTGGTCAAAGATAATGAAAGTGACCAATGCTCGAACATAGCAATCAACTGTGAGGTGCAAATTACACAGAATGCAGGTACTAAAAATGAGGCTCAAACTAGTTCAAATGTCAGAGGTACATTCACAACAGAAACAACTTGTAATGCTCTAGAAAAAAACTGTAATATTGCGCCCGCATCTAATGATACCAACATTATAACACTTTATAGCTCGATTGATAAAAGTAAAGATGTATGCACCGAAAGCACCGATAATAGTACAAATAATATCAAAGAGGCAGTTAGCGGcaagaaagaagagaaaaaactATTAGAACGTTGGGATATAATTAAAGAAGCACTGATTAGTGTGAAGGATGAAGAACTTCGTGCTAAAGCTCTGCAAGCTCTCAGGGATTGTGGTATAGGTATAGCAAAACATGTACCAATTACTCCTCCCGAGAACTTGAAAACAGTTCACGATTCTCAGATACAAACCGATGTGTTTGGGCTAATTGAAAAAGAGAATTTTATATTAGTAAAGGAGGATGTGCCTATGTTGGAAAGAATACAACAGAAGGAGCAGTCTGAAACAACCTGTACAATTGGCTCAAAAGTACAGTCTACTGTTACGCAGCGTGTTAATCTTAATAATAAAGATTGTCTGTCAAATAAATGTTTACTGCTTCAAGAAGAGCTTCAAGATTTCGATAACGTCTTTAATCAAACCAAGCATAATAACGCGAGAAGAGTAGAAAAAATCTTAACAGAACCGTCGTATTCAGTATGTGCGACAATTAGCATGCAATTAAAACGTGATTTCGAGGCATTGCAAGAGTGGGATGAAGAGGGATTGCTCTGTATACATAGAGCAGTTGTAAACAATAAGCTACAAGAATTAAAGAGACTAATGTTAGTATTAAAAGCTTGTAGAATAAGCATAGATGTATTAACGGAGAACGACAAG AGCTGTTTGGAGTTAGCTATTCTGACGAACGCATCCGAACCTATTgtgaaattattattggaaGCTGGAGCAAAACCAGTTACTTCGGAACCTCTACACGAATCTGCAGTAATAATAGCTTGTAAAAGGTCTTCTCCGATGTTATCAATCCTGCTGCAATATGTTAAGGACCAAGAATTACTGAATAAAGTAGATTCATCGG GTCTTGCTCCATTACACTATTGCGCTATGAACGGCAACTTGGAAGGAATCAATGCCTTATTAAAAACTACGATAAACGTGAATTTAAAGGATAATCGTTCCGGAAGAACTCCAATTTTCCATGCTATCGAAAATAAGCACGTGTCTGTGGCACAGAAATTACTGGCTCACGGAGCCGTTGCGAATATACAGAATTTCGCGGGACAGTCTGTTACGACTATAGTAGAAGAAACGAAAAGCTTGTCGTTAAGAACAGCGTTGAAGCAAATTCTTTAG